In a single window of the Prevotella melaninogenica genome:
- a CDS encoding transposase: MTISDVRFIDINKRKVLKGTRYLLLGNGEDIFDKQHKTRLENALAMNEPLSKAYYLKEQLRQIWSQPTKDMAEKVLDDWIRQAEQSKIAQLQKMAVIVKTYKKGILAWYDCHLSTGKVEGINNKIKVMKRNAYGFRDERYFTLRLYALHNCRITRNVG; encoded by the coding sequence TTGACGATATCAGACGTAAGGTTTATAGATATAAATAAGCGTAAAGTACTCAAAGGAACAAGGTATCTGCTACTCGGCAATGGTGAGGACATCTTTGATAAACAGCACAAGACAAGGCTTGAGAATGCTTTAGCTATGAATGAGCCATTGTCAAAAGCATACTATTTGAAGGAACAACTGCGTCAGATATGGTCGCAACCCACGAAAGACATGGCAGAAAAAGTGCTTGATGACTGGATAAGGCAGGCTGAACAAAGTAAGATAGCCCAACTACAGAAAATGGCTGTTATTGTGAAAACCTATAAGAAAGGAATCCTTGCCTGGTACGATTGCCATCTATCAACAGGAAAAGTCGAAGGCATCAATAACAAGATTAAAGTAATGAAACGAAATGCGTATGGATTCAGGGATGAGAGGTACTTTACACTAAGACTCTATGCACTGCATAACTGCCGTATCACTCGAAATGTCGGATGA